The stretch of DNA CATCAAGCATCGACCCTTCAAGCCAGGCAAGTACAACATGACCATGGGTCTGCAAAAGTGCTCCCACAACCAAATGTTTCAAATGGAGAAGACGTACAAGGAGCGGGTCCAACTGCGACGAGAAACCATTGCCAAGAACCCGCATATTGCCGTTTTCTGCGAACCTGGTGCTGATGTCGCTGCTCCAGTGGCCGAGTTCTACGATAAGTCCATGAGGTTTCTGGCCAAGCGGTACCCCATGTACTTTTCTGAAAACTTCAAGACGGGGCATATCATTAACCGTGTCTTTGACAATGAGCGGTATCCCATCTCCGGCGTCTACGCTCTGAAACACGGCTACAAGCCCTATGATCTGCTTCGAATTCTGTCTCGAaccgtggaggaggactttCTGATCATGACCTTTGACGAAACTAGCGAGCCTCCCATGTACAGACTGCGGGCTGGCTCGTCGTGTTTCCCTGCCGGTTTCAACCCGAAGCTCAAGTGCGGTCTTACCCTTCGAGACATTCATGGACCTGTGCCCATGTATggcgagaagctggagacgTCTATGAACAAGTTTTTCAAGCGGATCAAGCCCCACGACTACGTTCAGCGTCAGAACTGGGGTATTCAGCGAGGAACTACCATGTTTGCCATCGGTGAGTACCACGTGTACGACCaggacaaggtcaaggtgTACAAGGACGGCGAGATTGACTTTTCGGAGTGGTTTCTGCGGTGTGAAAACCAGATCCTGACACGTCTTCCTTCCACCGAGGCTCTAGCTTTCGTGATTCGAACCTACGTGACTCCTGTGACGGAGATcaaggaagaagaaggaatTCCCGAGTCGCTTTGTGCCGCCATCGATGCTCTTCCCGAAGAGATCTATGTCTACAAGGGCGCTCAGGAGTGGGCTCCTCCCTTGAAACGTTTTTTGAAGGGTGAGATTGACTCCCTGGGGGTTCCTGTCACcaagtaaaaaaaaacgtcAAGTGACTCACGTCTACTGGTCTTCAAGTGTGAGTCTAAAAGGGCCGACTTCGGGGCCGACTTTGGACCACTTTGGGGACCACTGAGAGCCAAAACACGCTGCATTTCACGAACGTAAACGATCTGATAAAAGCCAGATGCTGCAGCTGCATCTGATAAGTGAGAGATGAGACACGGTCCGTACGGAATGGACCATATGAAAGTTGAGGATGGGACGCAAATAAAACACAGTTGAATGATGATTTTGTGTATATTAGATATGACACTCTCCTGTGTGCGCGATTTTTTTGAGCCAAAGATAGCACCTACCAACGCTAACAACCGCTGTAACTAAGTCGAGTAACTAGGCTACCAAAGGCCCACCATTTGTTGGGTTGCCCCTTTGTATTTCTTGGCAAAATGGAGCTTCTTTTCTAGTGAGTTTAAGTAAAATAGGTGACGTGTCAGTGGCGAGTCCCTAGAACACCGGAGCAATGACaactcacgtgacgaaCGATAGAACACGCTGTTTTCTGGTCTAAACTTCTCGTCCATAGTCCCCAGTATATACGTTGCTAttgcactcgtacaagtaagtatcttcatcttcatttTAGCGCATCGTGTCCGGTCAACCGTTATCGCAACTTTAATGCTCTCAAACTCAACCTCTccaccccccccccccagCCGAGAAAAGTCACCTCTTGACACACGGCACTCTCGAGATTATAAGAAGCGGTCtccccacaaacacagacacatgTCGCCCACGAGATTTCCCAAAATGAACAAGGAACCGGCTGCCCCTCCCGTGCCCACGAGACCCACAGCCGTGGCTGCTCCCGTCAAACACATCGCTGTCACATTCGAACACAGCTCGAGAATGGTTTATGGCAATTGCAAACCCACCCCCAACGTGAAAGTCTTTCCCGAGTCTGAGCTCTGCTTCACCCGCCGAGAGGATATTGACGAGTTTTACCAAAAGTACTTTGCAGACAAGTCGTTCAGCTCCATTAAAAACCAGAAACTGGAGGTCTCCACTTCGCCTCATCATCTCGGCTACCAGAAAGACACTCTGCCCTTTACTGCCATTTTGTCAACCGACCTGCATCCACGAATGAAGAATGCGCAAGCCTGGTTTATCATGGCCAGTTCTGACCTAGataaaagtacaagtactgtgGAGATTCAGGAGGTGCAGCGAATGATTGCCGGACTCCGACGAGACCTCGAGAACGAAAAGATTGCAAATGCTGCCCTCATTAAGGAAGTCAAGTCCAGAGCTGCCAGAAAGGCCGAAAAGATTGCTTCCGCgaaggtcgaggagctgACCAAGACCCATATTgaagagctggaaaagACTCTTATGGCCTCAGTCAACCTGCAGCTGGACAAGCTCTCTGAGGACCGAAAGTCCTCCAAGACCTCCCAAAAGACAACCCAATGTGACTCTTCTACttccccctcctccagctcctgctccatgTCCTTCAAGCTGGCTGATGTCGGTGTCTATCCTCTGACTGACGGATCTGGTCAGGCGCGAATCGTCGGCAAGCTGCCCGCCCATGTTG from Yarrowia lipolytica chromosome 1D, complete sequence encodes:
- a CDS encoding uncharacterized protein (Compare to YALI0D07832g, weakly similar to KLLA0B05995g Kluyveromyces lactis IPF 7487.1), coding for MIPQFLVDLYADLQEAFEIGSLEKIDERWMWLGGTWAVCMLLAFAAVFLIPKEYGAFLEKPMLSFEDDETKDANGAPRVESVGEDFDYTKLEPIKHRPFKPGKYNMTMGLQKCSHNQMFQMEKTYKERVQLRRETIAKNPHIAVFCEPGADVAAPVAEFYDKSMRFLAKRYPMYFSENFKTGHIINRVFDNERYPISGVYALKHGYKPYDLLRILSRTVEEDFLIMTFDETSEPPMYRLRAGSSCFPAGFNPKLKCGLTLRDIHGPVPMYGEKLETSMNKFFKRIKPHDYVQRQNWGIQRGTTMFAIGEYHVYDQDKVKVYKDGEIDFSEWFLRCENQILTRLPSTEALAFVIRTYVTPVTEIKEEEGIPESLCAAIDALPEEIYVYKGAQEWAPPLKRFLKGEIDSLGVPVTK